A section of the Ananas comosus cultivar F153 unplaced genomic scaffold, ASM154086v1, whole genome shotgun sequence genome encodes:
- the LOC109706298 gene encoding transcription factor Pur-alpha 1-like has translation MEGGGGGGGGGGGADVELVCKTLQFEHKLFYFDLKENPRGRYLKISEKTAATRSTIIVPVAGIVWFLDLFNYYIGTDERDAFSKELKLDTKVFYFDIGENKRGRFLKVSEASVNRNRSTIIVPAGSSGEEGWEAFRNVLLEINDEASRLYIVPNQQHLEPPERLPGLSDDVGAGFISGHGSQSASGSELPVDRLVELPPQDEVGGMGMSKVIRADQKKFFFDLGSNNRGHFLRISEVAGADRSSIILPLSGLKQFHEMIGHFVDITKDRLEGMSGPNVRNVEPAQR, from the exons ATGgagggaggtggtggtggtggtggtggaggaggaggagcggatGTGGAGCTCGTGTGCAAGACGCTGCAGTTCGAGCACAAGCTCTTCTACTTCGATCTGAAGGAGAACCCTAGGGGGAGGTACCTGAAGATCTCGGAGAAGACCGCGGCGACGAGGTCCACCATCATCGTCCCCGTCGCCGGGATCGTCTGGTTCCTCGACCTCTTCAACTACTACATCGGCACCGACGAGCGCGACGCCTTCAGCAAGGAGCTCAAGCTCGACACCAAG GTGTTTTACTTTGACATCGGGGAGAATAAAAGAGGGCGCTTTTTGAAG GTTTCAGAGGCATCCGTCAATAGAAACCGCAGCACAATTATTGTTCCAGCTGGAAGCTCTGGTGAGGAAGGTTGGGAAGCATTCAGGAATGTCTTGTTAGAGATAAATGATGAGGCCTCTCGGCTTTACATTGTTCCAAATCAG CAACACTTGGAACCTCCTGAGCGCCTTCCTGGACTGTCGGATGATGTTGGGGCCGGATTCATATCGGGTCATGGGTCCCAGTCAGCCTCTGGGTCAGAGTTGCCTGTTGACAGATTGGTCGAACTGCCTCCGCAGGATGAAGTCGGAGGCATGGGGATGTCTAAAGTAATAAGGGCAGACCAGAAGaaatttttctttgatttgGGGAGCAATAATAGGGGCCACTTTTTGAGGATATCAGAG GTTGCTGGAGCAGATCGCTCGTCGATCATCCTACCATTGTCCGGCTTAAAGCAGTTCCACGAAATGATTGGTCATTTTGTCGACATAACCAAGGACAGGCTTGAAGGGATGTCGGGCCCAAATGTACGCAACGTCGAGCCGGCACAAAGATAA
- the LOC109706299 gene encoding thioredoxin-like 1-2, chloroplastic: MAEVAAKGSLLSPYGRRSTGVLWRKRGPFCVGFPRCSPSLGIDHGRGSSCSSGGFHGGRLVLGDRNGKPVNRIAVSSPVQMNLCFSKALKWWEKGLQPNMKEIESAQDLVDSLLNAGDKLVVVDFFSPGCGGCRALHPKICQFAEMYPDILFLQVNYEKHKSMCYSLNVHVLPFFRFYRGAQGRVCSFSCTNATIKKFKDALAKHMPERCSLGPTKGLEESELLALAANKDLSFKYTKKPELVPAPKELEERVHAEIPLSSTQRTAMGSKEELVASGSS, from the exons ATGGCGGAGGTTGCGGCGAAGGGGAGCCTCCTCTCGCCCTATGGGCGCCGCTCTACGGGGGTCTTGTGGCGTAAAAGGGGCCCCTTTTGCGTTGGGTTCCCTCGTTGTTCCCCCTCTTTGGGGATCGACCATGGGAGGGGGTCTTCGTGTAGTAGTGGTGGGTTTCATGGTGGGAGATTGGTTTTGGGTGATCGGAATGGAAAACCCGTGAACAGGATCGCCGTTTCCTCCCCTGTACAG ATGAATCTGTGTTTTAGTAAGGCACTGAAATGGTGGGAGAAGGGGCTTCAACCCAACATGAAGGAGATCGAATCGGCGCAGGATCTTGTCGATTCGCTATTGAACGCTGGCGACAAGCTCGTGGTCGTCGACTTCTTCTCGCCGGGCTGCGGCGGCTGCAGAGCCCTTCATCCAAAG ATTTGCCAATTTGCTGAGATGTACCCTGATATTCTTTTCCTCCAAGTGAACTACGAGAAGCACAAATCCATGTGTTATAGCTTGAATGTTCATGTTCTCCCCTTCTTTAGATTCTACCGGGGCGCGCAGGGTCGCGTTTGTAGCTTTAGCTGCACAAATGCAACT ATTAAGAAGTTTAAGGATGCGTTGGCGAAGCACATGCCGGAAAGATGCAGCCTTGGACCAACAAAAGGCCTTGAAGAATCCGAGCTTTTGGCTCTCGCCGCGAACAAGGATCTATCATTCAAATACACTAAGAAGCCCGAACTAGTCCCCGCCCCGAAAGAGCTCGAGGAGAGAGTTCACGCAGAGATTCCTCTCTCCTCAACTCAGAGAACCGCCATGGGTTCTAAGGAGGAGCTCGTCGCTTCGGGTTCTTCGTGA